From Solidesulfovibrio carbinoliphilus subsp. oakridgensis, the proteins below share one genomic window:
- the atpA gene encoding F0F1 ATP synthase subunit alpha, protein MQIKAEEISQIIEQQIQNYESRVEMSETGTVLSVGDQIARVYGVQNAMAMELLEFPGGVKGLVLNLEEDNVGVALLGEDTHIKEGDPVKRTGTIFSVPVGDAVAGRVIDPLGNPIDGLGPIEAPEKRNVEIKAPGIIARKSVHQPMYTGLKAIDAMTPIGRGQRELIIGDRQTGKTAVCLDAILAQKGQGVYCFYVAIGQKKSTVALVAETLRRYGAMEYTTIISATASEPASLQFIAPYSGCTMAEYHRDNGRHALIIYDDLSKQAVSYRQMSLLLRRPPGREAFPGDVFYLHSRLLERAAKLSDKLGAGSLTALPIIETQAGDVSAYIPTNVISITDGQVYLEPNLFNAGIRPAINVGLSVSRVGGAAQVKAMKQVAGTLRLDLAQYRELAAFAQFGSDLDKATQLKLNRGMRMVELLKQPQYKPLTVEEQVISLFAGTRGFMDDVPVEAVRKFEEGLQEYFHNAKVDILNEIREKAALNDDLMQRLGAAIDEFKKGFKA, encoded by the coding sequence ATGCAAATCAAAGCGGAAGAGATCAGCCAGATCATCGAACAGCAGATCCAAAACTACGAGTCCCGCGTCGAAATGAGCGAGACCGGTACGGTTCTGTCGGTCGGCGACCAGATTGCCCGCGTCTATGGCGTCCAGAACGCCATGGCCATGGAGCTCCTGGAATTCCCGGGCGGCGTCAAGGGTCTGGTGCTCAACCTGGAAGAGGACAACGTCGGTGTGGCCCTTCTCGGTGAGGACACCCACATCAAGGAAGGCGACCCGGTCAAGCGCACCGGCACCATCTTCTCGGTGCCCGTCGGCGACGCCGTCGCTGGCCGCGTCATCGATCCCCTGGGCAACCCCATCGACGGCCTCGGCCCCATCGAGGCTCCGGAAAAGCGCAACGTCGAGATCAAGGCCCCGGGCATCATCGCGCGCAAATCGGTCCACCAGCCCATGTACACGGGCCTCAAGGCCATCGACGCCATGACCCCCATCGGCCGTGGCCAGCGCGAACTGATCATCGGCGACCGTCAGACCGGCAAGACCGCCGTCTGCCTGGACGCCATCCTGGCCCAGAAGGGACAGGGCGTGTACTGCTTCTACGTGGCCATCGGCCAGAAGAAGTCCACCGTGGCCCTGGTCGCCGAGACCCTGCGTCGCTACGGCGCCATGGAGTACACCACCATCATTTCGGCCACCGCGTCGGAACCGGCCTCGCTCCAGTTCATCGCCCCCTACTCCGGGTGCACCATGGCCGAGTACCACCGCGACAACGGCCGCCACGCGCTGATTATCTACGACGATCTTTCCAAGCAGGCCGTCAGCTACCGCCAGATGTCGCTGCTGCTTCGCCGTCCCCCCGGACGTGAGGCTTTCCCGGGCGACGTTTTCTACCTCCACTCCCGTCTGCTGGAGCGCGCCGCCAAGCTGTCCGACAAGCTCGGCGCCGGTTCGCTGACCGCCCTGCCCATCATCGAGACCCAGGCGGGCGACGTGTCGGCCTACATCCCGACCAACGTCATCTCCATCACCGACGGCCAGGTCTACCTGGAGCCGAACCTGTTTAACGCCGGTATCCGTCCGGCCATCAACGTCGGCCTCTCGGTCTCCCGCGTCGGCGGCGCCGCCCAGGTCAAGGCCATGAAGCAGGTGGCCGGCACCCTGCGCCTCGACCTCGCCCAGTACCGCGAACTGGCCGCCTTCGCCCAGTTCGGGTCCGACCTGGACAAGGCCACGCAGCTCAAGCTCAACCGCGGCATGCGCATGGTCGAGCTCCTCAAACAGCCCCAGTACAAGCCGTTGACCGTCGAAGAGCAGGTCATCTCGCTTTTCGCCGGCACCCGCGGCTTCATGGACGACGTGCCGGTCGAGGCCGTGCGCAAGTTCGAAGAGGGCCTGCAGGAGTACTTCCACAACGCCAAGGTCGACATCCTGAACGAAATCCGTGAAAAGGCCGCTTTGAACGACGATCTGATGCAGCGGCTTGGCGCGGCCATTGACGAGTTCAAGAAGGGCTTCAAGGCCTAG
- a CDS encoding polymer-forming cytoskeletal protein — MGKHDINAFLGAGTFFTGRLAFEGVVRIDGAFEGEITSPGSLVVGKNARISGRIDVGRLVCGGVVAAEVTAAAMVTVHATGRLTGSVTTPSLVVEEGGSLDGQVVMAGGGEAGATPAALAAGLDGGSGREP; from the coding sequence GTGGGCAAGCACGACATCAACGCCTTTCTGGGCGCTGGCACCTTTTTCACCGGGCGGCTGGCCTTTGAGGGCGTGGTGCGCATCGACGGGGCTTTCGAGGGCGAGATCACGTCCCCGGGCTCTCTTGTCGTCGGCAAGAACGCGCGCATTTCGGGCCGCATCGACGTGGGGCGGCTGGTGTGCGGCGGCGTGGTGGCGGCCGAGGTCACGGCCGCGGCCATGGTCACGGTCCATGCCACGGGGCGGCTGACCGGTTCGGTCACGACCCCGTCGCTGGTGGTGGAAGAGGGCGGCAGCCTCGACGGCCAGGTGGTGATGGCCGGGGGGGGCGAGGCCGGGGCAACGCCGGCGGCCCTGGCCGCGGGCCTGGATGGCGGGTCGGGGCGGGAGCCGTAA
- the atpD gene encoding F0F1 ATP synthase subunit beta yields the protein MSATSGNVGKIVQVIGAVLDVEFPEGKLPSILNALEIKNTNNIYAEDLVVEVAQHLGDNVVRCIAMDSTDGLVRGMPATDTGSPIRVPVGKAALGRILNVVGRPVDEMGPVDAAAMWPIHRPAPAFVDQSTSIELLETGIKVIDLLIPFPKGGKMGLFGGAGVGKTVVLMELINNIAKHHGGLSVFAGVGERTREGNDLYNEFKEADILGKASLVYGQMNEPPGARARVALTALTCAEYFRDEEGQDVLLFIDNIFRFTQAGSEVSALLGRMPSAVGYQPTLGTDLGALQERITSTKKGSITSVQAVYVPADDLTDPAPATTFSHLDGTLVLSRQIAELGIYPAVDPLDSTSRILDPLVLGGDHYATAREVQMSLQKYKDLQDIIAILGMDELSDEDKLIVARARKIQRFLSQPFFVAAQFTGKEGRYVKLEDTIKGFKEIIEGKHDDIPEGAFYMVGDINEAVENAKKG from the coding sequence ATGAGCGCGACAAGCGGAAATGTCGGAAAAATCGTGCAGGTCATCGGCGCCGTTCTCGACGTCGAATTTCCCGAGGGCAAACTGCCGAGTATTTTAAACGCCCTCGAAATCAAGAACACCAACAACATCTATGCCGAAGACCTGGTGGTCGAAGTGGCCCAGCACCTCGGCGACAACGTCGTGCGCTGCATCGCCATGGACTCCACCGACGGTCTCGTGCGCGGCATGCCCGCCACGGACACCGGTTCGCCCATCCGGGTGCCGGTCGGCAAGGCCGCCCTTGGCCGTATCCTGAACGTCGTCGGCCGTCCCGTGGACGAAATGGGCCCGGTCGACGCGGCCGCCATGTGGCCGATCCACCGTCCGGCTCCGGCCTTCGTGGACCAGTCCACGAGCATCGAGCTGCTCGAGACGGGCATCAAGGTCATCGACCTCCTGATCCCCTTCCCCAAGGGCGGTAAGATGGGCCTGTTCGGCGGCGCCGGCGTCGGCAAGACGGTCGTTCTGATGGAGCTGATCAACAACATCGCCAAGCACCACGGCGGCCTCTCGGTCTTCGCCGGCGTCGGCGAGCGGACCCGTGAAGGCAACGACCTCTACAACGAGTTCAAGGAAGCCGACATTCTGGGCAAAGCCTCACTTGTCTACGGCCAGATGAATGAGCCTCCTGGAGCCCGCGCCCGCGTCGCCCTGACCGCTCTGACCTGCGCGGAATACTTCCGCGACGAGGAAGGCCAGGACGTGCTGCTCTTTATCGACAACATCTTCCGGTTCACCCAGGCCGGTTCCGAAGTGTCGGCCCTTCTTGGCCGCATGCCTTCCGCGGTCGGCTACCAGCCGACCTTGGGCACCGACCTCGGCGCCCTGCAGGAACGCATCACCTCGACCAAAAAGGGTTCCATCACCTCGGTCCAGGCCGTTTACGTGCCCGCCGACGACTTGACCGACCCGGCCCCGGCCACCACGTTCTCGCACTTGGACGGCACGCTGGTCCTTTCGCGTCAGATCGCCGAGCTCGGCATCTACCCCGCGGTCGATCCGCTCGACTCGACCTCGCGCATCCTGGACCCCCTCGTCCTTGGCGGCGACCACTACGCCACGGCCCGCGAAGTCCAGATGAGCCTCCAGAAATACAAGGACCTCCAGGACATCATCGCCATCCTCGGCATGGACGAGCTGTCCGACGAAGACAAGCTCATCGTGGCCCGGGCCCGCAAGATCCAGCGCTTCCTGTCCCAGCCGTTCTTCGTTGCCGCCCAGTTCACCGGCAAGGAAGGCCGCTACGTGAAGCTCGAGGACACCATCAAGGGCTTTAAGGAGATCATCGAGGGCAAGCACGATGACATCCCGGAAGGCGCCTTCTACATGGTCGGCGACATCAACGAGGCCGTTGAAAACGCCAAGAAAGGATAA
- the zapB gene encoding cell division protein ZapB — translation MDIFDALEERVERLVARKKALEEENAMLRADVARLAAEKEAVAQRIDGLLGKLQEELAEEAPAG, via the coding sequence ATGGACATATTTGACGCCCTGGAAGAACGCGTGGAGCGTCTGGTGGCCCGTAAAAAGGCCCTGGAAGAAGAAAACGCCATGCTTCGGGCCGATGTGGCCCGGCTTGCCGCAGAAAAGGAAGCCGTGGCCCAGCGGATCGACGGACTCCTGGGGAAACTCCAGGAAGAGCTTGCAGAGGAGGCTCCCGCCGGCTGA
- a CDS encoding F0F1 ATP synthase subunit epsilon, with product MAQLLLEIVTPDKLVLSQDVDYVGAPGLLGEFGVMANHIPFLSALGIGSLMYKVGGKANYVFVSGGFAEVSGNKVTILAEVAERPEDIDVERARKAQDRAKQRLDREREKVDFARAQAAMQRAFYRMKVRDTATSTASH from the coding sequence ATGGCCCAACTCCTCCTTGAAATCGTCACTCCGGACAAGCTCGTGTTGTCCCAGGACGTGGATTACGTTGGCGCGCCCGGCCTCCTTGGCGAGTTCGGCGTCATGGCCAACCACATCCCGTTCCTGTCCGCGCTTGGCATCGGCAGCCTGATGTACAAGGTCGGGGGCAAGGCTAACTACGTCTTCGTCTCCGGCGGGTTCGCCGAAGTCTCGGGGAACAAGGTCACCATCTTGGCCGAAGTGGCCGAGCGACCGGAGGACATCGACGTGGAGCGGGCGAGGAAAGCCCAGGACCGGGCCAAGCAGCGTCTGGATCGCGAACGCGAGAAAGTCGACTTCGCCCGGGCCCAGGCCGCCATGCAGCGCGCCTTCTACCGCATGAAGGTCCGCGACACCGCGACCTCCACCGCCTCCCACTAG
- a CDS encoding F0F1 ATP synthase subunit epsilon — protein sequence MAKTLLLEIVTPDRLVMSRDVESVTGAGFAGDFTILPGHVPFLSALRVGTLAYRLGGTLHEAFVGGGVADVGPGRVLVLAEAAELPEEIDLDRAQKARDRAAARLEAARRDNVEFARAKTALQRAVLRIRLHEALGAGRPAKRSGPRP from the coding sequence ATGGCCAAGACACTGCTGCTTGAGATCGTGACCCCGGACCGGCTGGTCATGAGCCGGGACGTGGAGTCCGTGACCGGGGCCGGCTTTGCCGGGGATTTCACCATCCTGCCGGGGCACGTCCCCTTTCTTTCGGCCCTGCGGGTCGGCACCCTGGCCTACCGCCTGGGCGGGACCCTCCACGAGGCCTTTGTCGGCGGCGGGGTGGCCGACGTCGGCCCGGGCCGGGTCCTGGTGCTGGCCGAGGCCGCCGAGCTGCCGGAGGAGATCGACCTCGACCGGGCCCAAAAGGCCAGGGACCGGGCCGCGGCCCGCCTGGAGGCGGCCCGCCGGGACAATGTGGAGTTCGCCAGGGCCAAGACGGCCCTGCAGCGGGCGGTCCTGCGCATCAGGCTCCACGAGGCGCTCGGCGCGGGCCGGCCCGCCAAACGGTCCGGTCCGCGCCCGTAG
- the atpH gene encoding ATP synthase F1 subunit delta: protein MTGNIVARRYAKALFALAKKAGSKAPAEYGKDLEAFASVLEASPALLKVFANPVIAAEHKKAVLAGVVAKLSLKPIVANFLSLLADKERLSFVLEVSAYYRTLLDESEGVLRGQLVTAYALSEPRQDQIKSKLEKQSGKKLVLSFAVDSAILGGVLLKVGDKVLDASLRAQLEILKEQIKRGE, encoded by the coding sequence TTGACCGGCAACATCGTCGCGCGCCGCTACGCCAAGGCGCTCTTCGCGCTGGCCAAGAAGGCCGGCAGCAAGGCACCGGCGGAGTACGGCAAGGATCTGGAGGCGTTCGCCTCCGTCCTTGAAGCGTCCCCGGCCCTGCTTAAGGTCTTCGCCAACCCCGTCATCGCCGCGGAACACAAAAAGGCCGTGCTGGCCGGGGTTGTGGCCAAGCTTTCCCTTAAGCCCATCGTCGCCAACTTCCTGTCGCTTCTGGCCGACAAGGAACGCCTGTCCTTCGTCCTTGAAGTGTCCGCCTACTACCGGACTCTGCTCGACGAATCCGAGGGCGTCCTGCGCGGCCAGTTGGTCACCGCCTACGCGCTTTCCGAACCGCGCCAGGATCAGATCAAGTCCAAGCTTGAAAAGCAGTCCGGCAAAAAGCTGGTGCTGTCCTTCGCCGTCGATTCCGCCATCCTGGGCGGGGTGCTCCTCAAAGTCGGCGACAAGGTGTTGGACGCGAGCCTTCGCGCCCAGCTCGAAATATTGAAAGAACAAATCAAGAGGGGTGAGTAG
- a CDS encoding F0F1 ATP synthase subunit gamma: MPALKDVKNKITAVKKTKQITKAMNMVASAKLRHAQARIERFRPYADKFYEMLGELAKGADPSVHPLLEAREEVKTVLLVVITSDRGLCGAFNNNITQAALKVAKAKTAEGKAVKILCVGRKARDSFRRTDFEIVAAYVNEMGSFDFSLATRIGSEVIGGYVGGTYDEVIMAFGKFISLARQEPTLLPVLPLSPAAAGEVVEQVGTKAEYLYEPSVEGLLAELLPRFINVQIYRGLLDTSASEHAARMRSMDNATRNCDDLVSSLTLVYNKARQTAITKELMDIVGGSEALKG; encoded by the coding sequence ATGCCTGCGCTCAAAGACGTCAAGAACAAGATCACCGCGGTCAAAAAGACCAAGCAGATCACCAAGGCCATGAACATGGTGGCCTCGGCCAAACTGCGCCACGCCCAGGCGCGCATCGAGCGGTTCCGCCCCTATGCCGACAAGTTCTACGAGATGCTCGGCGAACTGGCCAAGGGGGCCGATCCCTCGGTCCATCCGCTCCTGGAGGCCCGCGAGGAAGTGAAGACCGTCCTTCTGGTCGTCATCACCTCCGACCGCGGCCTGTGCGGCGCGTTTAACAACAACATCACCCAGGCGGCCCTGAAGGTCGCCAAGGCCAAGACCGCCGAAGGCAAGGCCGTCAAGATCCTGTGCGTGGGCAGAAAGGCCCGCGACAGCTTCCGCCGGACCGACTTCGAGATCGTGGCCGCCTATGTCAACGAAATGGGTTCCTTCGACTTCTCCCTGGCCACGCGCATCGGCAGCGAGGTCATCGGCGGCTATGTCGGCGGCACCTACGACGAAGTGATCATGGCCTTTGGCAAGTTCATCAGCCTTGCCCGGCAGGAACCCACCCTGCTGCCCGTTTTGCCCCTGTCCCCCGCTGCCGCCGGCGAGGTCGTGGAGCAGGTCGGAACCAAGGCCGAGTACCTCTACGAACCGTCGGTGGAAGGGTTGCTCGCCGAGCTCCTGCCCCGGTTCATCAATGTCCAGATCTACCGCGGGCTGCTTGACACCTCGGCCAGCGAGCACGCCGCCCGCATGCGGTCCATGGACAATGCCACCAGGAACTGCGACGACCTCGTCAGCTCGCTGACCCTGGTCTACAACAAGGCCCGGCAGACGGCCATTACCAAGGAACTGATGGACATCGTCGGCGGTTCCGAAGCACTCAAGGGATAA
- a CDS encoding ATP synthase subunit B, which translates to MKRHHRIATVVLVVLVLGVAALAYAQGDAEHGAEAAHGLNWKDFMFRVVNFLLVFGVIAKLAGKKIVGFFRGRTQQIENQLTDLDVRKADAARRLAEIEASISNLAEEKAKIEQEYRRQGEALRDSIIAAAEAKAEQIRGQATATAEAEARVAVEKIRAELAESVVASAKTMLQKKLSAKDQEKLVDEYLTKVVFN; encoded by the coding sequence TTGAAAAGGCACCACCGCATCGCCACCGTGGTCCTGGTCGTCCTTGTTCTCGGCGTTGCCGCCCTGGCCTATGCCCAGGGTGACGCGGAACACGGCGCGGAAGCGGCCCACGGGCTCAACTGGAAGGACTTCATGTTCCGTGTGGTCAACTTCCTGCTGGTCTTCGGCGTCATCGCCAAGCTCGCCGGCAAGAAGATCGTGGGATTTTTCCGCGGCCGCACCCAGCAGATCGAGAACCAGTTGACCGACCTCGACGTCCGCAAGGCCGACGCGGCCCGTCGCCTGGCCGAGATCGAGGCCTCGATCAGCAACCTGGCCGAGGAAAAGGCGAAGATCGAGCAGGAGTACCGCCGGCAGGGCGAAGCGCTGCGCGACTCCATCATCGCCGCCGCCGAGGCCAAGGCCGAGCAGATTCGCGGACAGGCGACGGCCACGGCCGAGGCCGAGGCCCGCGTGGCCGTGGAAAAGATCCGGGCCGAGCTGGCCGAGTCCGTGGTCGCCTCCGCCAAGACCATGCTCCAGAAGAAGCTCTCCGCCAAGGACCAGGAAAAGCTCGTGGATGAATACTTAACAAAGGTGGTGTTCAATTGA
- the rodA gene encoding rod shape-determining protein RodA, with protein MPFDRRLLFSINWPLLGLTALLFGVGVLNLYSASGFRMGDELTLQSFYNKQLIWGAGGLCCLLAVVLFDYKHLATIAWPLAIAVAVLLILVLLFGKTVSGAKRWLPIGGYAFQPSELAKIAMLLLAAKILSKRPDRLGWLDLAGILAVSLPVAALIIVEPDLGTGLNVLLLVCGLILYRGLAGPVFKTLAIAGPALIPCGWFFLKPYQKGRILTLFDPQRDPLGAGYHIIQSQIAIGSGQMWGKGFLEGTQSQLRYLPEKHTDFAVAVFAEEWGFVGGIFLLTLFCLFLLQFYVTARNAKDRFGSYLAAGVFFYFFWQILINMGMVLGIMPVVGIPLPFISYGGSATIVNFTLVGIVVNVSMRRFLFKKS; from the coding sequence ATGCCGTTTGACCGTCGACTGCTCTTTAGCATCAACTGGCCGCTTCTGGGCCTGACCGCGCTCCTTTTCGGCGTCGGGGTCCTGAACCTCTATTCGGCCAGCGGCTTTCGCATGGGCGACGAGCTGACCCTGCAGTCGTTTTACAACAAGCAGCTCATCTGGGGCGCCGGCGGCCTGTGCTGCCTGTTGGCCGTGGTCCTGTTCGACTACAAGCACCTGGCCACCATCGCCTGGCCCCTGGCCATCGCCGTGGCCGTGCTCCTGATCCTGGTGCTCCTTTTCGGCAAGACCGTGTCCGGGGCCAAGCGGTGGCTGCCCATCGGCGGCTATGCCTTCCAGCCGAGCGAGCTGGCCAAGATCGCCATGCTGCTTCTGGCCGCCAAGATCCTGTCCAAGCGGCCCGACCGCCTGGGCTGGCTGGATCTGGCCGGCATCCTGGCCGTATCCCTGCCCGTGGCCGCCCTCATCATCGTCGAGCCCGACCTCGGCACGGGCCTCAATGTCCTGCTCCTGGTGTGCGGACTCATCCTCTACCGGGGTCTGGCCGGGCCGGTCTTCAAGACCCTGGCCATCGCCGGGCCGGCGCTCATCCCGTGCGGCTGGTTTTTCTTGAAACCCTACCAGAAGGGCCGGATCCTGACCCTTTTCGACCCCCAGCGCGATCCCCTGGGGGCCGGCTACCACATCATCCAATCCCAGATCGCCATCGGCTCGGGCCAGATGTGGGGCAAGGGCTTTCTCGAAGGCACCCAGAGCCAGCTGCGCTACCTGCCGGAGAAACACACCGACTTCGCGGTGGCCGTCTTTGCCGAGGAGTGGGGCTTTGTGGGCGGCATTTTCCTTCTGACGCTCTTCTGCCTGTTTCTGCTGCAGTTCTACGTCACGGCCAGAAACGCCAAGGACCGGTTCGGCAGCTACCTGGCCGCCGGGGTATTCTTCTATTTCTTCTGGCAAATCCTCATCAACATGGGTATGGTGCTCGGCATCATGCCGGTCGTTGGGATCCCCCTGCCGTTTATCAGCTACGGGGGGAGCGCCACCATCGTGAACTTCACTCTCGTGGGCATCGTCGTCAACGTCTCCATGCGGCGCTTCTTGTTCAAGAAGAGCTAG
- the glmU gene encoding bifunctional UDP-N-acetylglucosamine diphosphorylase/glucosamine-1-phosphate N-acetyltransferase GlmU: protein MRERIGALILAAGKGTRMRSDAPKVLKTLLGEPMLRYGLAALESLFADRVLTVVGHRAELVAAAFPGQASRFVVQAEQLGTGHALAVALPRLLAAGLTHVLVVNGDAPLVTAESLDRFLDQGLAAGADVAFVSIELPEAGAYGRVVRRDGGVRIVEAKDYDPARDGAVTGEINAGVYLLRLEAVAPFLSQLTNDNKSGEYYITDLVGLAAGAGLSVLAVNRGPDPAYLGINSPRELVVAEEALRRRIVEAHQDAGVVIRAADGVRIGPDVVLAPGVELCGPLELYGATAIAAGATVCSHGVLVDAAIGENVTVHPFCHLEGARVAAGCQVGPYARLRPGAVLEAGARVGNFVEMKKSTLGPGAKAGHLTYLGDATVGAGANIGAGTITCNYDGVHKHKTVIGQRAFIGSNSALVAPVTIGEGALVGAGSVITSDVPDGALALGRGRQVTKTRK, encoded by the coding sequence ATGCGAGAGCGCATCGGCGCACTGATTCTGGCGGCAGGCAAGGGGACGCGCATGCGAAGCGACGCCCCCAAGGTCTTAAAGACCCTTCTTGGCGAACCCATGCTCCGGTACGGCCTGGCCGCCCTGGAAAGCCTTTTCGCGGACCGGGTCCTGACCGTGGTCGGCCACCGGGCCGAACTGGTCGCGGCCGCCTTTCCCGGCCAGGCCTCGCGTTTCGTGGTCCAGGCCGAGCAGCTCGGCACCGGCCATGCCCTGGCGGTCGCCCTGCCGCGCCTGCTGGCGGCCGGCCTGACCCACGTGCTGGTGGTCAACGGCGACGCCCCGCTGGTCACGGCCGAAAGCCTGGACCGGTTTCTGGACCAGGGGCTGGCCGCCGGCGCCGACGTGGCCTTTGTCTCCATCGAGCTGCCCGAGGCCGGGGCCTACGGCCGGGTGGTGCGCCGGGATGGGGGGGTGCGGATCGTCGAGGCCAAGGACTACGATCCGGCCCGGGACGGCGCCGTGACCGGCGAGATCAACGCCGGGGTCTACCTCCTGCGCCTGGAGGCCGTGGCGCCCTTCCTGTCGCAACTTACCAACGACAACAAAAGCGGCGAATACTACATCACCGATCTGGTCGGCCTGGCCGCCGGGGCCGGCCTCTCCGTCCTGGCCGTCAACCGGGGTCCGGACCCGGCCTACCTCGGCATCAACAGCCCCCGCGAACTGGTGGTGGCCGAAGAGGCGCTCCGGCGCCGCATCGTCGAGGCCCACCAGGACGCCGGGGTGGTCATCCGGGCGGCGGACGGGGTCCGCATCGGCCCGGACGTCGTCCTCGCGCCCGGGGTCGAGCTGTGCGGGCCCCTTGAGCTCTATGGCGCGACCGCCATCGCCGCCGGCGCGACGGTCTGTTCGCACGGGGTCCTTGTCGACGCCGCCATCGGCGAAAACGTCACCGTGCATCCGTTTTGCCACCTGGAGGGCGCCCGCGTGGCGGCCGGGTGCCAGGTCGGACCGTACGCCCGGCTGCGGCCCGGGGCGGTCCTGGAGGCCGGGGCCCGGGTCGGCAATTTCGTGGAGATGAAAAAATCGACCCTCGGGCCAGGGGCCAAGGCCGGCCATCTGACCTATCTGGGCGACGCCACGGTCGGGGCCGGCGCCAACATCGGGGCCGGCACCATCACCTGCAATTACGACGGGGTGCACAAGCACAAGACCGTGATCGGGCAGCGGGCCTTCATCGGCTCCAACTCCGCCCTGGTCGCGCCGGTCACCATCGGGGAGGGCGCCCTTGTCGGGGCCGGATCCGTGATTACTTCCGATGTGCCGGACGGGGCCCTGGCCCTCGGGCGCGGCAGACAGGTGACGAAAACCCGCAAATGA
- a CDS encoding cell division protein ZapA — translation MPSYSLSILGYELSFKTDAHSERVNSAKELVEQRYNMLKAGGKNLGKEKLLAFVALGLADDVLMSNQQLKDLESRAGKLLTQID, via the coding sequence ATGCCAAGCTACAGCTTGTCCATATTGGGCTATGAGCTTTCGTTCAAGACGGACGCGCACTCGGAGCGCGTCAACTCCGCCAAGGAATTGGTGGAGCAACGATACAACATGCTGAAGGCGGGCGGGAAAAATCTCGGTAAGGAGAAATTGCTGGCCTTTGTCGCATTGGGTCTGGCCGATGATGTGCTCATGTCGAACCAGCAGCTCAAGGATCTTGAGTCTCGGGCCGGAAAGCTGCTGACCCAGATAGATTGA
- a CDS encoding ATP synthase F0 subunit B, which produces MIDLNATFFVQFVNFLLILILLNVILIGPIRRVLKKRAEHVASQMEGIESFAVSADAKLRDYEQALDAARQAATAERTAMKAEGQAQEKTLLDAAGAEAAGTVQAARADIAAQTAAAQKALKSSVSGLASKAVAKVLAA; this is translated from the coding sequence ATGATTGACTTAAACGCAACGTTTTTCGTCCAATTCGTCAATTTTCTGCTCATCCTGATCCTGCTCAACGTCATTCTCATCGGACCCATCCGCCGCGTCCTCAAAAAGCGGGCTGAACACGTCGCCTCCCAGATGGAAGGCATCGAATCGTTTGCCGTCTCCGCCGATGCCAAGCTCCGGGACTACGAACAGGCCCTGGATGCGGCCCGCCAGGCGGCCACGGCCGAGCGTACGGCCATGAAGGCCGAGGGCCAGGCCCAGGAAAAGACGCTGCTCGACGCCGCCGGCGCCGAAGCGGCGGGCACGGTCCAGGCGGCCCGGGCCGATATCGCGGCCCAGACCGCGGCCGCCCAAAAGGCCCTCAAGTCGAGCGTGTCCGGTCTGGCGTCCAAGGCCGTGGCCAAAGTGTTGGCGGCTTAA